The Intrasporangium calvum DSM 43043 sequence TCCACCCGCCCGCCGTGGGCCCGGGTCACGGCCGCGACGATCGACAGGCCGAGGCCGGTGCTCCCCCCGGCCCGGGTGCGCGCGTTGTCCCCGCGGGCGAACCGCTCGAACACGTTGGGCTGGAGGTCGATCGGCACCCCCGGACCGTCGTCGTGGACGGAGATCCGCACCCGGTCGCCCTCGGGCCTGACGGCGGTGGTGACCCGCGTGCCGGCGGGAGTGTGGGTGCGGGCGTTGGCCAGCAGGTTGGCGACGACCTGGTGCAGCCGCGCGGAGTCGCCGCGCACCTCGACCGGGTCGGGCGGCAGGTCGAGGTCCCACCGGTGGTCCGGCGCGGCCGCGTGCGCGTCGCTCACCGCGTTGACGACGAGCATCGACAGGTCGACGGGCTCGGACGCGAGCGGGCGACCGGCATCGAGCCGCGCCAGCAGGAGCAGGTCCTCGACGAGGGAGCCCATCCGCCCGGCCTCCGACTCGATCCGGCTCATGGCGTGCGTGACGGACTCGGGCAGGGCGTCCGGCTCCCGCCTCGACAGCTCGGCGTAGCCCTTGATCGACGCGAGGGGCGTGCGCAGCTCGTGCGACGCGTCCGCGACGAACTGGCGCACGCGCTGCTCACTCCGATGGCGCGCGTTCAGGGCCTCGTCCACGTGGTCGAGCATCTCGTTGAACGCCGCACCGACCTGCCCCACCTCGGTCCGGGTGTCGGTGTCCTCGGGTGCCACGCGCTCGACGAGCTGCACCTGGCCCTGGTGCAGGGGCATCCGCGAGACGCGCGTCGCCGTATCGGCGACCCGGCGCAACGGCTCCAGGCTCCGCCGGACGATCCACGTGCCGAGCCCACCGACGAGGAGGACGCCGGCCGCGACGCTCGAGGCCGCGATGAGGACCATCCGGGCGAGGGTCGCGTCGGTGGGTGCCATCGAGAGCCCGACGACCAGGGTGACGGGGACGAGGTCGTTGCCGCTGCGCAGGTTGGCCTGCTCGGCCACCATGCGGAAGCGGCCGAGAGCGCCACCCAGGTCGACGGTGCGGGGGGTCGAGCCGAGGTCGGCCGCGGTGATCGCGGCCAGGGCGGTGCCGCCGAGCTTGG is a genomic window containing:
- a CDS encoding sensor histidine kinase, with amino-acid sequence MSSDQPSEATSTPAPTATRDTADRARAALGTVRARIRPLSTWTLRAKLMAAMLALFTVLSLATAAVTVAALNQHLVAQVDEQLRASMHAPRMMDNDMRRGGPGADSLVAQFTPGSALGWVLSPERDTKLGGTALAAITAADLGSTPRTVDLGGALGRFRMVAEQANLRSGNDLVPVTLVVGLSMAPTDATLARMVLIAASSVAAGVLLVGGLGTWIVRRSLEPLRRVADTATRVSRMPLHQGQVQLVERVAPEDTDTRTEVGQVGAAFNEMLDHVDEALNARHRSEQRVRQFVADASHELRTPLASIKGYAELSRREPDALPESVTHAMSRIESEAGRMGSLVEDLLLLARLDAGRPLASEPVDLSMLVVNAVSDAHAAAPDHRWDLDLPPDPVEVRGDSARLHQVVANLLANARTHTPAGTRVTTAVRPEGDRVRISVHDDGPGVPIDLQPNVFERFARGDNARTRAGGSTGLGLSIVAAVTRAHGGRVELSSRPGDTTFAFVLPTS